The Brockia lithotrophica genome window below encodes:
- a CDS encoding low molecular weight protein arginine phosphatase produces the protein MKILFVCTGNTCRSPMAEALARHLLAEYGVEPRSRGIFTWEGIPASPEAVEVLRRRGIDLSAHRAAQLRPEDVAWADVVLAMTAAHREALLAAFPEAREKIWTFAEWVSEVSGRDLGGDIEDPAGKGIEAYEATAARLEELLHALADAFSSGKLGVAAVSGNGPDGDAQNASEADAPARGAEALSGGTAEEGRPDGDAHA, from the coding sequence GTGAAGATCCTCTTCGTGTGTACGGGAAACACGTGTCGGAGTCCGATGGCCGAAGCGCTTGCGCGTCACCTTCTTGCGGAATACGGCGTGGAACCTCGGTCTCGGGGGATCTTTACTTGGGAAGGGATCCCCGCTTCGCCGGAGGCAGTGGAGGTCCTTCGGCGGCGGGGGATCGACCTCAGCGCGCACCGCGCTGCCCAGCTGCGTCCAGAAGATGTCGCCTGGGCGGACGTCGTGCTCGCGATGACCGCCGCGCACCGCGAAGCCCTCCTCGCCGCGTTTCCCGAAGCTCGGGAGAAGATCTGGACGTTTGCGGAATGGGTATCCGAGGTGAGCGGCCGCGATCTCGGCGGGGACATCGAAGATCCGGCCGGGAAGGGGATCGAGGCGTACGAGGCCACGGCCGCACGTCTCGAAGAACTCCTTCACGCGCTGGCCGATGCCTTTTCCTCCGGGAAGCTCGGCGTTGCGGCAGTTTCCGGAAACGGTCCTGACGGCGATGCGCAAAACGCGTCCGAGGCGGATGCTCCCGCCCGCGGTGCGGAAGCTTTGTCGGGCGGGACCGCGGAGGAAGGGCGGCCGGACGGAGACGCGCACGCCTAA